From the Colletotrichum lupini chromosome 1, complete sequence genome, the window GTGTCTCAACTGAGTCAACTCCTACACAGTAGAAGCGAGCAGATACTTGATTAAGCCTAAATAGGGAGGTTGAACGGCGCTGCCCTGGTTGGATAGTTGGCCGCCTTGGCGAGAGCTTGGCATGCACGTTAAACGGAGCGTTTAATGTCGCGATACCACCGCACCCCGCTAGCGCCGGCTTTCAAAGCTTACTCGCCCTCCCAACTTCATCTCCGAAGGGAGTCAAGGACCGTCCGGTCTCGCTGGACTGTGGCCCATCGATGCACCGAGATCATCGGATCTCTTATCGGCCCTGGGAATGATGGGAACTTGTGCGGGTGCTCTTTCGTGTTCCAGTGCTTCTCGGTCTCTTCCGACTCATGCAACTCGTGCATCCAACGCTACCCAACCAGGACGCGAGGAGGCATCAAGCATCGCCTCAAATCCTCAGCTCAGCTCCATATGGCCTTTGGCATGCCAAGATCGTCGTATTTCAGAGTCCACGAATCAGAACCAAAAGTCTTTCCCCAGGTGGTTCAATCCAGCTGTTCACGCCGTGCCCGGCCCCGTTGAGTGGCCCGTCGCTCATATTGAAATTCTCAGTTCAACCTCGATAAGGAAGGCATTCTAGCTTACCCCATGGCCTTCATTCCCGCGCATCCAGTTTTTCTTGATCTCAGAACTTGTCTTCTTCCAAGCCTGCTTTAACTGATAGAGCCAAAGGTTGCCTTGAACTGATCCGGAAGGTCGCAAACATCTTAGTTCCCGACTGACTCCCGAACCCATTACCATGTATCATTCGAACGAGAAATATCGAGACACGCTCGAGAGAATGCCCTCAAGTATATATGTGTTGTCAATCCCCCACCATCAAGGTCCTTCTTGTCTCTTGCTCCCCATCCCTCTCAGCTCTATCAAGTCCCGGTCCCCTTGTCCAAGCCTCGATCCAATCGGTCTAGCTCTTCATCATGCAGTTCAAGCTTTCTGTCGTTGCGGCccttgccgccgccgcctccgccgccgtTACCCCCGCCCGTCTCGGCTGCGGTACTCATGATCCTACCCCTGAGCACATTGAGATCTCCAAGAAGCTtgccgaggaggaggctgCCAACAATGGCACCGTGAGCCTGATGGCGGCGGCCACCATCAACGTCAACGTCTACTTCCACGTTGTTGCTTCTTCCCAGACTGTGGCAAACGGCTACATCACCGTGAGTATCGACATGGTACCTTACACTTGGAATGTCATTATCTAACAGTTTCAACAGGACAAGATGCTGGCTGACCAGCTGGCCGTCATGAACAGTGACTTTGCCCCCCACGGCATCAGCTACACCCTGGTCGAGACCACCCGCACCATCAACGCCAACTGGGCCCAGGATGGTGACGAGATGGCCATGAAGCGCGCCCTCCGCAAGGGTACCTACAAGGACCTCAACCTCTACTTCGTCCGCACCCTCGGCGGCGACTTTGGGTACTGCTACTTccccaccaccgccgccgccggctcCACCGCCTACATCCGCGACGGCTGCACCATTCTCTCCTCCACCGTGCCCGGCGGCAGCGAGACCAACTACAACCTCGGCAAGACCGTCACCCACGAGGTCGGCCACTGGTTCGGTCTCTACCACACCTTCCAGGGCGGCTGCACCGGCGAAGGTGACTCCATCGCCGACACTCCCGCCCAGGCCAGCTTCTCCACAGGATGCCCTACCGGCCGTGACTCCTGCCCTAGCCAGGCTGGTCTTGACCCCATCCACAACTACATGGACTACTCTTACGACTCGTGCTACGAGGAGTTCACTCCTAACCAGCAGACTCGCATGTACAGCTTCTGGAACCAGTACCGCGCATAGAGTGGTTGTTTGCTTGGGGACTGTTCTATCATTTAGCATGATGTTACATCAGAAGCGTGGAGTAGCGGAGCTTGAATAGAGGCTGATGAGATTTGATGAGATCTATGAATAGGGGTGGCTGAGGGCTCTGGAATATTAGCTCCATGTAAATAGAACCATCAGGTGTCTTgactttagtataataccctaAGAATATTGACTGAATCATAATTCTTCAAAGACAATATTCTCTTCCACTCTGACAGATGTCTTGCTCGATTCCTTGGTAAACTTTACGCGCAGCGCCGGGAAGCTTACACTGGTTGCCTTTCCGTCATCATCGATAGTGAAAACAACCTCATCTATGGCAATGTTGCCGTATGTAAGCGACCCAGCACCTCCCCATGTCGATCCGCACTTCTTTCCCAGTATGGGCTCCCGACGTGACGGTGCCGCATCATCAGGATTCGAGAACACGGCTCGGAACGCGACTTCGCCCTGGTCTTGAAGTCCTATGAACTGTAGATCGGCACCCTGAAACCCAAGTTTCCTGCCCACCTCTGAAAAGAAGTTCGTGCCATTGAGCACTAGCTTCTGGAGTGTGAGGCCAAATCTGCCGGGGACGAGCGACAACTCGGCCCGGGAGTCCGATCCGTCGTCGGCTACATAAGTGCCAGCAAGGTCCTCACCTGCCGCCTCCCGGCCCGCGGCCTCGGCGGCGGGAATCCACTGCTCCAAGAGCAACTCGCTGAGGACGTCGAATGTAGAATCGGGTACGCCATCGCCGTAGGCCGTTTTGGAAGCCACCAAGAGCGTGAAGCCGATGTTGTGGTCGGGCGAGAGGATGAGGTAGGTCAAGTAGGCCCCGATGCCGCCGTTCTTGGTGTACAGATCCACGAGCCGAGTGTGCTTTGACCCGGGAGCTGCGGCGACGTCCATCCGAGTGATTTCCCATGGTCTTCCGACGGCACTGTGGGTGTGCTGGGTATGCGTTACCGGTCGAAGCCATTCGCGGGTTGCTGCTTGGGGTAGGATGGACGATGCGAGGATGGAGCGGCTGATGGCAGAAAGGTCGCCCAAGGAAGAATATACGCCGCCGGTCCTGCAGGAGCTGGTCAGCTTCAAAAAGAAGTAAACAGTGTAAGCTGTTGACTGCTGGCAATCGGTCTCACGGGGTATATGAGGCTATTCCCTCCTGAAAAGGGTAGCCTATCAACGACTTGATCGCCGACGGGGCGAGTTCAACAACGTTGGCGTTGGGGTCGTCTTTGGGCGGATCCCAAAATGTTCGAGACAAACCCAGAGGCTCTGCAACACTGGTCTTGAAGGCATCTCCTACGGAGCCACCTGTGATGTTCTCAAACACCCACCCGATGAGCTGAAAGGCCTCATTACTGTACACTGGGGTGTGCCAGGTTGCCGTAGCGGGATACTGCTCCAGCAAGGAATTGAGGACTTCTATATATGACGGGTTCAGCAAATATCATCCCAAAGAGAAACGTGAGAATGGCTCACCTTCTCTGGTACAAGGTCGCATCTCCGGCAGACCGCACTTGATGATGTCGGACTCGTTCAGGTAAGGGAGTCCCATGTCCTCGATACCAGGCATACCAGATAGGTCGACGAAGTGATCTGATAATTGTGAGCTATCGATGGTCACAGAGGTAGACGGTAGTCTTACTATTGCGTGCGATACCACTCATATGGCTGGCCAAACCTCCCAAAGTCACCTCAGACCATTGCGTCCGATGCGCCCGGTGCCCTACTGGTGCGTCAGCAAGCTCCGGGATGAAGTTGGTGATCGGCTCGTTCCAGTACTTGGGGCCCAGCTTGACGAGAATAGTGTACACAGTCAATAGTTTGGTGACGCTTCCGATGCGATACAGCGTGTCCGAGTCCAATGTGCCCCCAGTTATCGTCCCGTTGAGCTCGGTTCCCTGATGATGATACTCGTAAAGGAACTCGTCCGAAATTGCAGAGAATACACCAATTGAAAATGACGCAGTGGCGGTGTTTATCTTGCCTAATTCGGTTTCGCCAGTTGAGATCGCATCCTTGATGAGTTTGGCGAATGACTCCTTGGTATCTTTGATCACCTGTGACTTATGGAGGTCTGGAAGAGGGTAGGCTGGTCCCAGCAAAGGGCAATTACTGAGATCGACCCTTTGGCTGACGACCAGTCCACCAATGGAAAGAAGACTGAAATGCCAGAGAATTCGCATGATGCCGTCTTTGTTCTGATGCAAATTTCGGAGGTTGAGAGGAGGGAGTCAGCATCAGATCTTTGAAGGAGAGAGAGCATGATATGTCAGCATGCGGCACGGCCTCAAGCTACCCCGAATCTGACATCTAGGGGTTTTTTCCAATGACCTGCTTGTTTGGGCTAAAGGAAGAATGGGGACTGCAAGGGGTTCCTCATTAGATGCGAGTCACTAGGCTCACGACTGCAGCAAGGGAACTTTGGTAGACACTGGAACTTGATGCTTTCAAAGGCTTTCAGCCTATGTGATGAATTGCTTCTGCTATTATGAGCGTAGCAACGCCCTGTTCAGCGCTGAATGTTCACTGATCGAATATGTACACTGAAGGAGTTGGGAGGAGAGCCAAGCCTTCTTTCAAAGATGCTCACCCGGGCTCAATTCCCTGGGGCAAGGGCGACGACGGTCGGGCGTGATGCACCAGATGGCTCTGACATCCTAAGCCAGATAAGACGCCTCGACGAGGAAGCCCACCGTGAGCTTCGAGTGGCGGAGAATGGCGTTCCACTGAACGCTCTCGTAGGTCTGTACATTTGTTAGTCAATTGTGTCTTGGAGGGGCAATGGTCTGACTTACGTCGCTGGAGGTGTGGATCTTGGGGTTGGAGGTGCTGAAGGGCTCCTCGTTGACAAAGGCAGCAGCTGGTGATTGGACATTAGTACACAGCCACTATAGAAAAGCGGAAGCACAAGCAACTTACGGAAACCGTTGGATCGGGCGCTGGCATGGTCAGAGCAGCCATAGCCGCAGGAAGAGCTGGAGGGAGCAGCGCCGGTGTACTGGGTGGTGACGAGGCGGACGTAGGCAGTGAAGGCCGTGTCGACGTAGTCGGTGTACACGGTGGCCTTGCCACCAGGGGAGTAGCCAGTCATGTCCTGGTTCAGCATACCGAGAACACGCTTGCCCGCAGATTTGTAGTTGGCAAAGACAGCCTGGGAGCCAAGGAGACCACCTTCCTCGCCAGCATAGAAGTGGAATTCGATGGTGTTCTGGGGGCGGAACCCAGCATCGACTAGAACGCGGAGGGCCTCAAGCAGGTTGACAGTGCCGGTACCATTGTCATCGGCACCAGGAGCGCGGGCAGTGGTGGAGCCAGCAGTAGAATCGTAGTGAGCACCAACGATGACTGGCAATAAGTTGTTAGTTGAGATTTGCTAGAAGGAGGGAGGCCTTCTTGAGCAATGATTTATGCTCAGTCGTTGACTTACTCAGGTTGGAGCTAGTACCGGGGTACT encodes:
- a CDS encoding metalloprotease — encoded protein: MQFKLSVVAALAAAASAAVTPARLGCGTHDPTPEHIEISKKLAEEEAANNGTVSLMAAATINVNVYFHVVASSQTVANGYITDKMLADQLAVMNSDFAPHGISYTLVETTRTINANWAQDGDEMAMKRALRKGTYKDLNLYFVRTLGGDFGYCYFPTTAAAGSTAYIRDGCTILSSTVPGGSETNYNLGKTVTHEVGHWFGLYHTFQGGCTGEGDSIADTPAQASFSTGCPTGRDSCPSQAGLDPIHNYMDYSYDSCYEEFTPNQQTRMYSFWNQYRA
- a CDS encoding peptidase family M28, with translation MRFSTTLAVVAASCGLAAAAPATGDVQVNPGLRLVKTYEEDPGTWVTEDEKYEKYTSKGIGFIDITDVSDEEVLNALSTGGNHLASRQTVVYPTTLSHVTEANSLITRVSNTNPQTWLRTLTNFQNRHYRSTYGTEASTWLYNQAVSIASGYSAITVSRFTHSFNQPSIIVKYPGTSSNLIIVGAHYDSTAGSTTARAPGADDNGTGTVNLLEALRVLVDAGFRPQNTIEFHFYAGEEGGLLGSQAVFANYKSAGKRVLGMLNQDMTGYSPGGKATVYTDYVDTAFTAYVRLVTTQYTGAAPSSSSCGYGCSDHASARSNGFPAAFVNEEPFSTSNPKIHTSSDTYESVQWNAILRHSKLTVGFLVEASYLA